In a genomic window of Vanessa tameamea isolate UH-Manoa-2023 chromosome 31, ilVanTame1 primary haplotype, whole genome shotgun sequence:
- the LOC113404298 gene encoding uncharacterized protein LOC113404298, with protein sequence MSALKCVVEGCNMEYDVICSFSFYNVNTSAQTDDKRQNWIEGAMQEESECLWRHVSLQLCGYHFELDAQGLWIDSPMLPELLTPQEQAAPIQQTAADKKVADIIRMEHNYCVEAVKETAESVSRLNVRQLVDTLGYLSIKNLQKKQLWVVKVETDKAEASITQSEQVITKMPDPKQIIEIVPQTSTSEDPDLQTQNEVLHVMEDGNISDNFIYEIAEEQEITMEEVKEIPVSSNREWTVNIIPEETKPKYAYIKHCNTGKKKRHFTAEMNEITLQGDFENYYILPDVDPSVGVEITTSYEPENFIVEEYPHLVLEERPRKRSRDSDPTKRRKKKISSPSVREQVRQLKAEIKTEIDEDWVIDNSVYDQDTSDDYDDKKAARVRRKNKKYLGYDFVT encoded by the exons ATGAGCGCTCTAAAGTGTGTAGTTGAAGGCTGCAACATGGAATATGATGTGATCTGCAGCTTTTCATTCTACAA TGTTAATACGTCAGCCCAAACCGATGATAAAAGACAGAACTGGATCGAAGGTGCTATGCAGGAGGAGAGCGAGTGCCTATGGAGACACGTGAGCTTACAGCTTTGTGG GTATCACTTTGAACTGGACGCGCAAGGACTATGGATCGACTCGCCGATGTTACCTGAACTACTGACGCCGCAGGAACAAGCCGCTCCGATTCAACAAACAGCCGCTGATAAGAAAg TGGCCGATATCATCCGCATGGAACACAACTACTGCGTCGAGGCCGTCAAGGAGACAGCGGAGAGTGTCTCTCGTCTGAACGTCAGGCAACTCGTCGACACCTTGGGATATTT GTCCATCAAGAATTTACAGAAGAAACAGCTGTGGGTGGTCAAGGTGGAGACGGACAAGGCGGAGGCCTCGATCACGCAGTCAGAACAAGTTATCACCAAGATGCCAGATCCGAAACAGATTATTGAG ATTGTTCCGCAAACGTCAACGTCTGAAGACCCAGACCTCCAAACCCAGAACGAGGTCCTCCACGTGATGGAAGATGGCAATATATCCGATAACTTCATATACGAAATAGCAGAGGAGCAGGAGATAACGATGGAGGAGGTCAAAGAGATACCCGTCTCGAGTAACAGGGAATGGACTGTGAACATTATACCGGAGGAGACGAAGCCAAAGTATGCGTACATTAAACACTGCAACACCGGCAAGAAGAAGAGACACTTTACAgctgaaatgaatgaaattacaCTACAAGGTGACTTTGAAAACTATTACATACTACCAGACGTCGATCCGTCCGTCGGTGTTGAAATTACAACGAGCTACGAGCCAGAGAACTTCATAGTCGAGGAATACCCACATTTGGTGCTCGAGGAACGTCCCAGGAAGCGATCCAGGGATTCAGATCCAACTAAACGGAGAAAGAAGAAAATATCATCACCGTCGGTCAGGGAACAAGTGAGGCAGTTGAAGGCTGAGATCAAAACGGAGATCGACGAAGACTGGGTTATTGATAACAGTGTCTACGATCAGGACACATCCGATGACTACGATGACAAAAAAGCGGCAAGGGTGAgacgaaaaaataaaaagtacctCGGGTACGACTTTGTTACCTAA